A window of the Hevea brasiliensis isolate MT/VB/25A 57/8 chromosome 6, ASM3005281v1, whole genome shotgun sequence genome harbors these coding sequences:
- the LOC110649956 gene encoding disease resistance protein RPV1 isoform X2, which translates to MVASNVFSYSSSSSKPRWSHDVFLSFRGEDTRKNFTDHLYTSLIHAGISTFRDSDISRGENISSELLKAIHESRISIIVFSKGYASSRWCLAELTEIIKCKNMIGQIVIPIFYDVDPSDVRKQTGSFGEAFDRYKEFKEEIDKLKEWRGALMEAAELDGWDLQNVANGYESNFIQKVVEDVWRKLNCNYLNVAKHPVGIDSRVKDVIFMLSLDASNANIVGIRGMGGIGKTTIAKAVFNQLCHGFQGSCSFLSDVREVSEQPNGLVQLQKQLLRDTLKLKNFKNISSIDSGIHLIKERLRYKRVFVVLDDLDQLKQADALVGDRNWFGPGSRIIITTRNAHLLDQLQVVLQYEVRELNHEESLELFSWHAFKQIHPANEYVKISDEVVDYVGGLPIALEVLGSYLCKRSIPEWRSAVEKLRKIPHHQIHKKLRISFDTLDDDKIKDIFLDIACFFAGVDKDHVAKILDGCGFFPEIGIRVLIQRSLVKIDCWNRLVMHDLLRDMGREIVRVASPNHPGKRSRLWFHEDALGVLKNHKVLKKLQILDLRHCVHLTKTPNFSGLPSLERLILEGCTSLVEVHQSIGYLKKLVFLNMEGCKSLKNLPESICYLKALETLNISSCSKLDRLPESLGSMEALTELLVDGTQILTGTAIKQLPSSIGHLKNLTKLLLRGSKDALQSVTWLSQFASCLLSRRSNSNVLLPTSLSGLSSLTQLFLHDCSLSEDVVPIDLGRLSSLRLLELEGNDLLNLPIGIGYLPKLTLLGLTSCRNLKSISELPSSLRTFFVINCTSVERISLKSNELLDVIFLGNSPKLAEIQGLEDTEQAVIINMPPESINYANDYKKFLWQALSQGKPRTVCLQCKELPGWLSYRGEGSSLSFHVPTVSEGDIKGLILWIKCARHDTTANVVITATCKSNGSTTWEMASDFNPVACRDYHSFVTFLPFQCAFESGEKLEIALQAGANNLTNNFGVSVICSEGESWLEKKIKMTSSFQEFYCRDKRNCMRNTPLQDYLWCRRWD; encoded by the exons ATGGTTGCTTCTAATGTCTTCTCGTATTCCTCTTCCTCCTCTAAACCTAGATGGAGTCATGATGTGTTTTTGAGTTTTAGAGGCGAAGACACTCGTAAAAACTTCACTGATCATCTCTATACTTCTCTAATCCATGCAGGAATATCCACATTTCGAGATAGTGATATTTCTAGAGGAGAAAATATCTCTTCAGAACTCCTTAAAGCAATTCATGAATCAAGAATTTCTATTATAGTCTTTTCTAAAGGCTACGCTTCTTCTCGGTGGTGTCTTGCTGAACTTACAGAGATTATTAAGTGTAAAAATATGATCGGTCAGATTGTAATTCCCATATTCTATGATGTTGATCCCTCAGACGTGCGAAAACAAACCGGTAGTTTTGGAGAAGCTTTTGATAGATATAAAGAATTTAAGGAAGAAATAGACAAATTGAAGGAATGGAGAGGAGCACTTATGGAAGCAGCAGAGCTAGACGGATGGGACCTCCAAAATGTCGCAAATGG GTATGAATCAAATTTTATTCAGAAGGTAGTGGAAGATGTTTGGAGGAAATTGAATTGCAATTACTTGAACGTTGCCAAACACCCAGTAGGCATTGATTCACGAGTCAAAGATGTGATTTTCATGCTCAGTCTTGATGCAAGCAATGCCAACATTGTGGGCATCCGTGGCATGGGAGGAATCGGTAAGACTACCATAGCAAAAGCTGTATTCAACCAACTTTGTCATGGATTTCAAGGTAGCTGCAGTTTTCTTTCCGATGTCAGAGAAGTCTCAGAACAGCCTAATGGTTTAGTTCAATTACAAAAGCAACTACTTCGTGAtacattgaaattaaaaaatttcaaGAATATAAGTAGTATTGACAGTGGCATCCACTTGATCAAAGAAAGACTTCGTTACAAAAGAGTTTTTGTTGTTCTTGATGATTTGGATCAATTGAAACAAGCGGATGCATTGGTAGGAGACCGAAATTGGTTTGGCCCCGGAAGTCGAATCATCATTACAACGAGAAATGCTCATTTGCTAGATCAACTCCAAGTGGTCTTACAATATGAGGTCAGAGAACTGAATCATGAAGAGTCCCTTGAGCTTTTCAGCTGGCATGCCTTCAAGCAAATACATCCAGCAAATGAATATGTTAAGATTTCAGATGAAGTGGTGGATTATGTTGGAGGACTCCCAATAGCCCTCGAAGTTTTAGGTTCTTATTTGTGCAAaagaagcatacctgaatggagaaGTGCGGTGGAGAAATTAAGAAAAATCCCTCACCACCAAATTCATAAAAAGCTTAGAATAAGTTTTGATACATTGGACGATGATAAAATAAAGGATATATTTCTTGATATTGCTTGCTTCTTTGCTGGTGTAGATAAAGATCATGTAGCTAAAATACTGGATGGATGCGGTTTCTTTCCAGAAATTGGGATTCGTGTTCTCATCCAAAGGTCTCTAGTGAAAATTGATTGTTGGAATAGATTAGTGATGCATGATCTGTTGCGGGATATGGGAAGAGAGATTGTCCGAGTAGCATCACCAAACCATCCTGGTAAACGCAGCAGACTTTGGTTTCATGAGGATGCTTTGGGAGTACTCAAGAACCACAAG GTTCTCAAGAAATTGCAGATTCTTGATCTCAGACACTGCGTACACCTCACTAAAACACCAAACTTCTCAGGACTCCCCAGTCTGGAGAGATTAATTCTTGAAGGCTGCACAAGTTTAGTTGAGGTCCACCAGTCCATTGGATATTTGAAGAAACTTGTTTTCTTGAACATGGAGGGCTGCAAAAGCCTAAAGAATCTTCCCGAAAGCATTTGTTACTTGAAAGCTCTTGAAACTCTCAACATTTCTAGCTGCTCAAAACTTGATAGATTGCCCGAGAGCTTGGGTAGCATGGAAGCCTTAACTGAGCTTCTGGTAGATGGAACT CAAATTCTAACAGGAACTGCCATTAAGCAGCTCCCCTCTTCCATTGGACATCTGAAAAACCTTACAAAATTATTGTTGCGTGGATCGAAAGATGCCTTACAATCTGTCACTTGGTTATCACAATTTGCATCATGTCTTTTGTCAAGAAGATCAAATTCCAATGTTTTGCTGCCAACTTCCTTGTCTGGGTTGAGTTCATTGACACAGCTATTTCTTCACGACTGTAGTTTATCTGAGGATGTAGTTCCCATTGATCTTGGGAGATTATCATCACTCAGACTTTTGGAATTGGAAGGAAACGACTTACTTAATCTTCCCATCGGTATTGGATATCTTCCTAAGCTTACTCTATTGGGGCTGACTTCCTGCAGAAATCTCAAATCAATCTCAGAGCTTCCGTCAAGTTTGAGGACTTTTTTTGTAATAAACTGCACATCAGTGGAAAGAATATCACTAAAATCAAATGAACTACTGGATGTAATTTTTCTGGGTAACAGCCCAAAACTAGCCGAGATTCAGGGATTGGAAGATACAGAGCAAGCAGTTATCATTAATATGCCACCGGAAAGCATCAATTATGCAAATGATTACAAGAAATTTCTTTGGcag GCACTATCCCAGGGTAAGCCACGAACCGTTTGTCTCCAGTGCAAAGAGTTACCTGGGTGGTTAAGTTATCGAGGGGAGGGATCTTCGTTATCATTTCATGTACCCACAGTTTCAGAAGGCGACATCAAGGGTCTCATTTTGTGGATTAAATGTGCAAGACATGACACAACTGCTAATGTAGTTATTACAGCTACATGCAAGAGCAATGGTTCCACAACATGGGAGATGGCATCTGACTTCAACCCTGTTGCATGTCGTGATTATCATTCTTTTGTGACATTTTTACCATTTCAATGTGCATTTGAAAGCGGAGAAAAATTGGAAATTGCACTTCAGGCTGGCGCTAACAATTTGACAAACAACTTTGGTGTCTCTGTGATATGTTCAGAAGGCGAATCCTGGCttgagaaaaagattaaaatgacaAGTTCTTTCCAAGAATTTTATTGTCGTGACAAAAGAAATTGCATGCGCAATACGCCATTACAAGATTACTTATGGTGTAGACGGTGGGATTAA
- the LOC110649956 gene encoding disease resistance protein RPV1 isoform X1: MVASNVFSYSSSSSKPRWSHDVFLSFRGEDTRKNFTDHLYTSLIHAGISTFRDSDISRGENISSELLKAIHESRISIIVFSKGYASSRWCLAELTEIIKCKNMIGQIVIPIFYDVDPSDVRKQTGSFGEAFDRYKEFKEEIDKLKEWRGALMEAAELDGWDLQNVANGYESNFIQKVVEDVWRKLNCNYLNVAKHPVGIDSRVKDVIFMLSLDASNANIVGIRGMGGIGKTTIAKAVFNQLCHGFQGSCSFLSDVREVSEQPNGLVQLQKQLLRDTLKLKNFKNISSIDSGIHLIKERLRYKRVFVVLDDLDQLKQADALVGDRNWFGPGSRIIITTRNAHLLDQLQVVLQYEVRELNHEESLELFSWHAFKQIHPANEYVKISDEVVDYVGGLPIALEVLGSYLCKRSIPEWRSAVEKLRKIPHHQIHKKLRISFDTLDDDKIKDIFLDIACFFAGVDKDHVAKILDGCGFFPEIGIRVLIQRSLVKIDCWNRLVMHDLLRDMGREIVRVASPNHPGKRSRLWFHEDALGVLKNHKGTDVVEGLMLDTRASKDVFLSTESFTKMNHLRLLQINAVRLTGGHENLFQELRWLCWQECPLKSISHSLHLQLDNLVVLEMQSSNIREIWKGIKVCIL, from the exons ATGGTTGCTTCTAATGTCTTCTCGTATTCCTCTTCCTCCTCTAAACCTAGATGGAGTCATGATGTGTTTTTGAGTTTTAGAGGCGAAGACACTCGTAAAAACTTCACTGATCATCTCTATACTTCTCTAATCCATGCAGGAATATCCACATTTCGAGATAGTGATATTTCTAGAGGAGAAAATATCTCTTCAGAACTCCTTAAAGCAATTCATGAATCAAGAATTTCTATTATAGTCTTTTCTAAAGGCTACGCTTCTTCTCGGTGGTGTCTTGCTGAACTTACAGAGATTATTAAGTGTAAAAATATGATCGGTCAGATTGTAATTCCCATATTCTATGATGTTGATCCCTCAGACGTGCGAAAACAAACCGGTAGTTTTGGAGAAGCTTTTGATAGATATAAAGAATTTAAGGAAGAAATAGACAAATTGAAGGAATGGAGAGGAGCACTTATGGAAGCAGCAGAGCTAGACGGATGGGACCTCCAAAATGTCGCAAATGG GTATGAATCAAATTTTATTCAGAAGGTAGTGGAAGATGTTTGGAGGAAATTGAATTGCAATTACTTGAACGTTGCCAAACACCCAGTAGGCATTGATTCACGAGTCAAAGATGTGATTTTCATGCTCAGTCTTGATGCAAGCAATGCCAACATTGTGGGCATCCGTGGCATGGGAGGAATCGGTAAGACTACCATAGCAAAAGCTGTATTCAACCAACTTTGTCATGGATTTCAAGGTAGCTGCAGTTTTCTTTCCGATGTCAGAGAAGTCTCAGAACAGCCTAATGGTTTAGTTCAATTACAAAAGCAACTACTTCGTGAtacattgaaattaaaaaatttcaaGAATATAAGTAGTATTGACAGTGGCATCCACTTGATCAAAGAAAGACTTCGTTACAAAAGAGTTTTTGTTGTTCTTGATGATTTGGATCAATTGAAACAAGCGGATGCATTGGTAGGAGACCGAAATTGGTTTGGCCCCGGAAGTCGAATCATCATTACAACGAGAAATGCTCATTTGCTAGATCAACTCCAAGTGGTCTTACAATATGAGGTCAGAGAACTGAATCATGAAGAGTCCCTTGAGCTTTTCAGCTGGCATGCCTTCAAGCAAATACATCCAGCAAATGAATATGTTAAGATTTCAGATGAAGTGGTGGATTATGTTGGAGGACTCCCAATAGCCCTCGAAGTTTTAGGTTCTTATTTGTGCAAaagaagcatacctgaatggagaaGTGCGGTGGAGAAATTAAGAAAAATCCCTCACCACCAAATTCATAAAAAGCTTAGAATAAGTTTTGATACATTGGACGATGATAAAATAAAGGATATATTTCTTGATATTGCTTGCTTCTTTGCTGGTGTAGATAAAGATCATGTAGCTAAAATACTGGATGGATGCGGTTTCTTTCCAGAAATTGGGATTCGTGTTCTCATCCAAAGGTCTCTAGTGAAAATTGATTGTTGGAATAGATTAGTGATGCATGATCTGTTGCGGGATATGGGAAGAGAGATTGTCCGAGTAGCATCACCAAACCATCCTGGTAAACGCAGCAGACTTTGGTTTCATGAGGATGCTTTGGGAGTACTCAAGAACCACAAG GGGACAGATGTTGTTGAGGGTCTCATGCTTGATACACGTGCTTCAAAAGATGTATTTCTGAGCACAGAGTCATTTACTAAGATGAATCATTTGAGATTGCTCCAAATCAACGCTGTCCGTCTTACAGGAGGGCATGAAAATCTTTTCCAAGAGTTGAGATGGCTTTGTTGGCAAGAATGCCCTCTGAAGTCCATATCGCATAGTTTACATTTACAATTAGACAATTTAGTTGTTCTTGAAATGCAGTCTAGCAACATCAGAGAAATCTGGAAGGGGATCAAAGTATGTATACTCTGA